From one Oncorhynchus keta strain PuntledgeMale-10-30-2019 chromosome 30, Oket_V2, whole genome shotgun sequence genomic stretch:
- the LOC118363730 gene encoding cAMP-dependent protein kinase catalytic subunit PRKX-like isoform X3, producing the protein METENREGQRPLVRGTGTFGRVFLVKDKKSRAFYALKAMKIPDVIRLKQEQHVHNEKEVLTEVNHPFLIRLFWTHHDDRLLYMLMDYVPGGELFSYLRSRGRFSNTTGLFYSTEIVCAIEYLHSKEIVYRDLKPENILLDSEGHIRLTDFGFAKKLSDRTWTLCGTPEYLAPEVIQSKGHGRAVDWWALGILIFEMLAGYPPFFDDNPFGIYQKILAGKLEFPRHLDFYVKDLIKKFLVIDRARRLGNMKNGADDVKRHRWFKSIDWDGVPLRKLKPPIVPKVSHEGDTSNFDAYPEEEWKKDAPVPAKDLEIFKNF; encoded by the exons ATGGAGACTGAGAACAGGGAAGGACAAAGACCCCTTGTACGAG GCACAGGGACCTTTGGCAGGGTGTTCCTGGTGAAAGACAAGAAGAGCAGGGCGTTCTACGCTCTAAAGGCTATGAAGATCCCTGACGTGATCCGGCTCAAGCAGGAGCAGCACGTCCACAACGAGAAGGAAGTCCTGACCGAAGTCAACCACCCCTTCCTCATCAGACT GTTCTGGACCCACCATGACGATCGTTTACTCTACATGCTGATGGACTACGTTCCAGGCGGGGAGCTGTTCAGTTACCTCCGTAGCCGCGGGCGCTTCAGCAACACCACGGGCCTCTTCTACTCCACGGAGATCGTGTGTGCCATCGAGTACCTCCACTCCAAAGAGATCGTCTACCGAGACCTGAAGCCGGAGAATATACTGCTGGACAGCGAGGGACACATCCGCCTCACGGACTTCGGCTTCGCTAAGAAGCTCTCGGACAG GACGTGGACTCTGTGTGGAACCCCGGAGTACCTGGCCCCAGAGGTCATCCAGAGCAAAGGTCATGGCCGGGCGGTGGACTGGTGGGCCCTGGGGATCCTCATCTTTGAGATGCTGGCTGG GTACCCACCGTTTTTTGATGACAATCCTTTTGGTATTTATCAGAAGATCCTCGCCGGAAAGCTGGAATTCCCGCGGCATCTGGATTTCTATGTAAA AGATCTCATCAAGAAGTTCCTCGTCATTGACCGAGCCAGGAGGTTAGGCAATATGAAG AACGGAGCAGACGACGTGAAAAGGCACAGATGGTTCAAGTCTATAGACTGGGATGGTGTACCTCTGAGAAAACTGAAG CCACCCATAGTTCCCAAGGTGTCCCACGAAGGTGACACGTCTAACTTTGATGCCTACCCCGAGGAAGAGTGGAAGAAAGATGCACCTGTGCCAGCAAAGGATTTAGAAATCTTCAAGAActtctaa
- the LOC118363730 gene encoding cAMP-dependent protein kinase catalytic subunit PRKX-like isoform X2, which translates to MKIEKAVRHSTSHSHTTSSPPQSMSTGTFGRVFLVKDKKSRAFYALKAMKIPDVIRLKQEQHVHNEKEVLTEVNHPFLIRLFWTHHDDRLLYMLMDYVPGGELFSYLRSRGRFSNTTGLFYSTEIVCAIEYLHSKEIVYRDLKPENILLDSEGHIRLTDFGFAKKLSDRTWTLCGTPEYLAPEVIQSKGHGRAVDWWALGILIFEMLAGYPPFFDDNPFGIYQKILAGKLEFPRHLDFYVKDLIKKFLVIDRARRLGNMKNGADDVKRHRWFKSIDWDGVPLRKLKPPIVPKVSHEGDTSNFDAYPEEEWKKDAPVPAKDLEIFKNF; encoded by the exons GCACAGGGACCTTTGGCAGGGTGTTCCTGGTGAAAGACAAGAAGAGCAGGGCGTTCTACGCTCTAAAGGCTATGAAGATCCCTGACGTGATCCGGCTCAAGCAGGAGCAGCACGTCCACAACGAGAAGGAAGTCCTGACCGAAGTCAACCACCCCTTCCTCATCAGACT GTTCTGGACCCACCATGACGATCGTTTACTCTACATGCTGATGGACTACGTTCCAGGCGGGGAGCTGTTCAGTTACCTCCGTAGCCGCGGGCGCTTCAGCAACACCACGGGCCTCTTCTACTCCACGGAGATCGTGTGTGCCATCGAGTACCTCCACTCCAAAGAGATCGTCTACCGAGACCTGAAGCCGGAGAATATACTGCTGGACAGCGAGGGACACATCCGCCTCACGGACTTCGGCTTCGCTAAGAAGCTCTCGGACAG GACGTGGACTCTGTGTGGAACCCCGGAGTACCTGGCCCCAGAGGTCATCCAGAGCAAAGGTCATGGCCGGGCGGTGGACTGGTGGGCCCTGGGGATCCTCATCTTTGAGATGCTGGCTGG GTACCCACCGTTTTTTGATGACAATCCTTTTGGTATTTATCAGAAGATCCTCGCCGGAAAGCTGGAATTCCCGCGGCATCTGGATTTCTATGTAAA AGATCTCATCAAGAAGTTCCTCGTCATTGACCGAGCCAGGAGGTTAGGCAATATGAAG AACGGAGCAGACGACGTGAAAAGGCACAGATGGTTCAAGTCTATAGACTGGGATGGTGTACCTCTGAGAAAACTGAAG CCACCCATAGTTCCCAAGGTGTCCCACGAAGGTGACACGTCTAACTTTGATGCCTACCCCGAGGAAGAGTGGAAGAAAGATGCACCTGTGCCAGCAAAGGATTTAGAAATCTTCAAGAActtctaa